A stretch of the Haloplanus aerogenes genome encodes the following:
- a CDS encoding ABC transporter substrate-binding protein: MSWENTTRRDALRAGGAAVVAGFAGCVGGTGGSSDEGDASGSNGTSTSTPTEPTDVSVILNWKPNATQAGYFVADRNGFYEEEGLNVELVPGQGGGFAAKQVGLGNQDIGLGTGVALLQARNRDLDIRSFAGAQDSNAAIYTVEEQFGGELTEPAELAGKRVAVVAESAKTMTYLEMLLKQEGIREDVELVNVGVEQQTSNLLSGNVDAAVGIFSDSLGLEDKGYNASMLWLANYTPAIGRTVFAQPGYASENPDVIRGFLRATARGWAWASNNPEGAMDRMVEARPSLSKSREIGLLKMKYTAKNLVLTDTVREHGWGYQRADAWEQVVSSLTEGGVVDGDISAEDVWTNEYLDTEASFVGDYAAKVSTDYDLPV, translated from the coding sequence ATGTCTTGGGAAAACACCACGCGGCGCGACGCGCTGCGGGCGGGCGGCGCAGCGGTCGTCGCCGGGTTCGCAGGCTGTGTCGGCGGAACGGGGGGAAGCAGCGACGAAGGCGACGCCAGCGGCTCTAACGGCACCAGTACGAGTACGCCAACCGAACCGACCGACGTGTCGGTGATTCTGAACTGGAAGCCGAACGCCACGCAGGCGGGATACTTCGTCGCGGATCGGAACGGCTTCTACGAGGAAGAGGGATTGAACGTCGAACTCGTGCCCGGACAGGGCGGCGGGTTCGCGGCGAAACAGGTCGGCCTCGGCAACCAGGATATCGGGCTGGGGACGGGCGTCGCGCTGTTGCAGGCACGCAACCGCGACCTCGACATCCGCTCATTTGCGGGCGCACAGGACTCCAACGCCGCCATCTACACCGTCGAAGAGCAGTTCGGTGGAGAACTCACCGAACCGGCAGAGCTCGCGGGCAAGCGCGTCGCGGTCGTCGCGGAGTCCGCCAAGACGATGACGTATCTCGAGATGCTCCTCAAGCAGGAGGGCATCCGCGAGGACGTGGAACTCGTCAACGTCGGCGTCGAACAGCAGACCTCCAACCTCCTCTCGGGCAACGTCGACGCCGCGGTCGGCATCTTCTCCGACTCGCTCGGCCTCGAAGACAAGGGGTACAACGCGTCGATGCTCTGGCTGGCGAACTACACGCCGGCCATCGGGCGCACGGTCTTCGCCCAGCCCGGATACGCCAGCGAGAACCCCGACGTGATCCGGGGCTTCCTCCGCGCGACCGCCCGTGGGTGGGCGTGGGCGTCGAACAACCCCGAGGGTGCGATGGATCGAATGGTCGAGGCGCGCCCCAGCCTGTCGAAATCGCGCGAAATCGGCCTGCTCAAGATGAAGTACACGGCGAAGAACCTCGTGTTGACCGACACGGTTCGGGAACACGGCTGGGGGTACCAGCGCGCCGACGCCTGGGAGCAGGTCGTCAGCAGCCTCACCGAGGGCGGCGTCGTCGACGGCGACATCTCCGCCGAGGACGTATGGACCAACGAGTATCTCGACACGGAGGCGAGTTTCGTCGGCGACTACGCCGCGAAAGTCTCCACCGACTACGACCTCCCCGTCTGA
- a CDS encoding pentapeptide repeat-containing protein produces the protein MSGGEDTCGYVLDPDDPETWGGEEGEECRIDEELLNERGVWTCPHGAEAGEKLCIFHQRVEDKENGDVVEALSNAVEAVGGSDAESESDRTNEFIGAKFERVEIEAGTVIEAQIRFDHASIREGFLAEEVDFERGMSAKGARVGTEHPNDHTPTATDHGGWAPLEASIGRDHHGSFPSTHSPRHVSFCGAEFSGDVLFESTKFEGTRHVSFAHADFGGDGDVSFAETTFENEGHVAFNKADFENHGEVSFEGAVFEHRDASFSVIDFENGGDVSFEEVAFRDGGNVAFHDTDFVNDAGVSFTDVTVEDVRTLDFRGATFTEDVTIDITADNVETISYFDADFSRATLNVESIPEVSFESANLTGVDLSEVDLSGANLERAQLTGADLFGTDLSGTRIYGARIGDAAINTETEFDEHGEDRCIYDPDSKYEYDRDPDEEVGQIRKAMGAYHVLEQLTRANTLPDKQARFFARRQDMRREQLRRDGRRLDYWFAKVQNMIFRHGESFSRVVGWSVGTIVVFAFIFPLGGWLQSDSTGALTYRAIADSPVLLWKSFYHSALLFLTGNGSLAPTGFVGEVLTTIEAMIAPILLALLVFVLGRRAAR, from the coding sequence ATGTCAGGGGGGGAAGACACCTGTGGCTACGTCCTCGATCCGGACGACCCCGAGACGTGGGGTGGGGAGGAGGGCGAGGAGTGCCGTATCGACGAGGAACTTCTGAACGAAAGGGGCGTTTGGACCTGTCCGCACGGTGCTGAAGCGGGAGAGAAGTTGTGCATCTTCCACCAACGGGTAGAGGACAAAGAGAACGGCGACGTAGTTGAGGCACTCTCGAACGCCGTCGAAGCGGTGGGCGGCAGCGACGCAGAGTCGGAAAGTGACCGGACGAACGAGTTCATCGGGGCGAAGTTCGAGAGGGTCGAAATCGAAGCGGGGACCGTCATCGAGGCTCAGATCCGATTCGACCACGCTTCGATCAGGGAGGGCTTCCTCGCAGAGGAGGTCGATTTCGAACGCGGCATGAGTGCGAAGGGGGCAAGGGTGGGCACCGAACATCCGAACGATCACACGCCCACCGCGACTGACCACGGTGGGTGGGCTCCACTGGAAGCCAGCATCGGCAGAGACCACCACGGCTCTTTCCCGTCCACACACTCGCCGCGGCACGTGTCCTTCTGCGGTGCGGAGTTCAGTGGAGACGTACTGTTCGAGAGCACGAAATTCGAGGGAACTCGGCACGTCTCGTTCGCTCACGCCGACTTCGGTGGCGACGGCGACGTGTCATTTGCGGAGACGACCTTCGAGAATGAGGGACACGTCGCGTTCAATAAGGCGGATTTCGAGAACCACGGTGAAGTCTCCTTCGAGGGTGCCGTCTTCGAGCACCGCGACGCGTCGTTCTCCGTGATCGATTTCGAGAACGGTGGGGATGTGTCCTTCGAGGAGGTGGCGTTTCGAGACGGTGGGAACGTGGCCTTCCACGATACCGACTTCGTCAATGACGCAGGCGTGTCGTTCACAGACGTAACTGTCGAAGATGTCCGAACGCTCGACTTTCGGGGAGCTACCTTCACCGAAGATGTCACGATCGATATCACAGCCGACAACGTCGAGACGATTTCCTACTTCGACGCGGATTTCTCGAGAGCGACTCTGAACGTCGAGTCAATTCCAGAAGTGTCGTTCGAGTCGGCCAATCTGACTGGTGTCGACCTCTCGGAGGTAGATCTCTCGGGGGCGAATCTGGAGCGCGCGCAACTCACGGGCGCGGACCTGTTCGGGACAGACCTGAGTGGGACCCGGATCTATGGAGCTCGTATCGGTGACGCCGCGATCAACACGGAAACGGAATTCGACGAACACGGCGAAGACCGGTGCATATACGACCCAGACTCGAAGTACGAGTACGATCGGGACCCAGACGAAGAGGTCGGTCAGATCAGGAAAGCGATGGGTGCCTACCACGTTCTCGAACAACTGACACGCGCAAACACGCTGCCGGACAAGCAAGCGAGATTCTTCGCTCGACGACAGGATATGCGCCGGGAACAACTTCGTCGAGATGGACGACGTCTGGACTACTGGTTCGCAAAAGTGCAAAACATGATTTTTCGACACGGAGAAAGTTTTTCTCGAGTGGTTGGTTGGAGCGTCGGAACGATAGTGGTATTTGCGTTCATATTTCCGTTAGGCGGCTGGTTACAGAGTGATTCGACGGGGGCACTCACCTACAGAGCTATCGCTGACTCACCGGTATTGCTATGGAAGTCATTCTATCACAGCGCGCTTCTCTTTCTGACTGGGAACGGATCACTCGCCCCGACCGGATTCGTTGGAGAGGTTCTCACGACGATCGAGGCAATGATAGCGCCGATACTGTTGGCCCTCCTCGTGTTTGTACTCGGTCGCCGCGCTGCAAGATAG
- a CDS encoding DUF7563 family protein: MYTCYNCDGAVSKDFVRVFGDEQGRVDGCPNCELRAGPVDRAAEPS, translated from the coding sequence ATGTACACCTGTTACAACTGCGACGGTGCCGTGAGCAAGGATTTCGTGCGCGTGTTCGGCGACGAACAGGGACGCGTGGACGGCTGTCCCAACTGCGAACTGCGAGCGGGACCGGTCGACCGAGCGGCAGAACCGTCCTGA
- the cca gene encoding CCA tRNA nucleotidyltransferase — MSDFEAVVARVADRVTPDAAERERLQAAVAALTDRVRDAVDDLPVDADVVQVGSTARGTWLADDRDIDLFVRFPPDLDRADLERYGLDVGRAALPDGREEYAEHPYVTGEVQGFDVDLVPCYDVADATEIQSAVDRTPFHDAYLQERLDETLARDVRLFKAFLTGIGAYGSDLRTRGFSGYLSELLVLEYGGFEPLLRAASDWHPPVRLDPEDHGTATFDDPLVVIDPTDPERNVAAVCAAENVARLQHYARDFLADPREDPFVPSDPAPLDADAVRAHLDRRGTTPVAVVFETPDLVDDQLYPQLRKSLDGIAGELDRRGFAPLRSATFADDRAVLLVELAVSELASVARHAGPPVHVRDHATGFYDAYADRDVYGPFLDGDRYVVEREREFTTPADLLGSDAIFDVALGAQVETALESEYDLLVGDAVAGLADDFGVELARYFDPVP; from the coding sequence ATGAGCGACTTCGAGGCCGTCGTCGCGCGGGTGGCCGACCGCGTGACGCCGGACGCCGCCGAACGGGAGCGGTTGCAGGCGGCCGTCGCCGCCCTGACCGACCGCGTCCGCGACGCCGTCGACGACCTCCCCGTCGACGCCGACGTGGTGCAGGTCGGCTCGACGGCCCGCGGGACGTGGCTCGCCGACGACCGCGACATCGACCTGTTCGTCCGCTTCCCGCCGGACCTCGACCGCGCCGATTTGGAACGCTACGGGCTCGACGTCGGCCGAGCCGCCCTCCCCGACGGCCGCGAGGAGTACGCCGAACACCCCTACGTCACCGGCGAGGTGCAGGGGTTCGACGTGGACCTCGTCCCCTGTTACGACGTGGCCGACGCGACCGAAATCCAGTCGGCGGTCGACCGCACGCCCTTCCACGACGCCTACTTGCAGGAGCGTCTCGACGAGACTCTCGCGCGCGACGTGCGCCTGTTCAAGGCCTTCCTCACCGGTATCGGCGCCTACGGGAGCGACCTCCGCACCCGCGGCTTCTCTGGCTACCTCTCCGAACTCCTCGTCCTCGAATACGGCGGCTTCGAACCCCTGCTCCGCGCCGCTTCCGACTGGCACCCGCCCGTCCGCCTCGACCCCGAGGACCACGGGACGGCGACGTTCGACGATCCGCTCGTCGTCATCGATCCGACCGATCCCGAGCGCAACGTCGCCGCCGTCTGTGCCGCCGAGAACGTCGCCCGCCTCCAGCACTACGCCCGCGATTTCCTCGCCGACCCCCGCGAGGACCCCTTCGTCCCGAGCGACCCCGCCCCCCTCGACGCGGACGCCGTCCGTGCCCATCTCGACCGCCGGGGAACGACGCCCGTCGCCGTCGTCTTCGAGACGCCCGATCTCGTCGACGATCAGCTCTACCCCCAGCTCCGCAAGTCGCTCGACGGGATCGCCGGCGAACTCGACCGGCGAGGCTTCGCGCCGCTGCGCTCTGCCACGTTCGCCGACGACCGGGCCGTCCTGCTGGTCGAACTCGCTGTGTCCGAACTGGCGAGCGTGGCGCGTCACGCCGGGCCGCCGGTTCACGTCCGCGACCACGCGACCGGCTTCTACGACGCCTACGCCGACCGTGACGTGTACGGACCCTTCCTCGACGGCGACCGCTACGTCGTCGAGCGCGAACGCGAGTTCACGACGCCTGCCGACCTCCTCGGGAGCGACGCCATCTTCGACGTGGCGCTCGGCGCACAGGTCGAGACGGCACTGGAATCGGAGTACGACCTCCTCGTCGGCGACGCGGTTGCTGGGCTGGCCGACGACTTCGGCGTCGAACTCGCTCGCTACTTCGATCCGGTTCCGTAG
- a CDS encoding histone — protein MSVELPFAPVDTIIRRNAGDLRVSAGAAEELARRIQHHGADLAVDAAERATADGRKTLMAADFGVEQVVDRDDLELPVAPVDRIARLEIDGHYRVSMDARIALADILEDYADNVAAAAATLANHADRRTIQAEDIETYFALFE, from the coding sequence ATGAGTGTCGAGTTACCGTTCGCCCCGGTAGACACGATCATCCGTCGGAACGCGGGTGACCTGCGGGTGAGTGCGGGTGCGGCGGAGGAACTCGCCCGTCGCATCCAGCACCACGGGGCGGATCTCGCCGTCGACGCGGCCGAACGAGCGACGGCGGACGGGCGGAAGACGCTGATGGCCGCCGACTTCGGCGTGGAGCAGGTGGTCGACCGGGACGACCTCGAACTCCCGGTGGCGCCGGTCGATCGCATCGCTCGCCTCGAAATCGACGGGCACTACCGCGTCTCGATGGACGCGCGGATCGCGCTCGCCGACATCCTGGAGGATTACGCCGATAACGTCGCCGCCGCGGCGGCGACACTCGCCAATCATGCCGATCGGCGGACTATCCAGGCGGAGGATATCGAGACGTACTTCGCACTCTTCGAATAG
- a CDS encoding SipW-dependent-type signal peptide-containing protein: MQDDFNISRRKTLAALGTIGAASAGAGLGTSAYFSDQESFENNRLVAGELDLKVSWDEHYSDWMGEETDYARMPEDGEIPDLSLPAADPNGRPIELVFSDRTAFMDATRQEQFPPGGLGSEEGPCEALADVGDDDMEAPVITIDDVKPGDFGEVTFDFAACDNPALLWMNGRLVDEAENGLTEPEADDPDEDGAQASLWPLALLGAVPALGGGDDGDASVETETEADTTTPDDPSDRRSALRKGAAAAGAGTAGLAAASKAASATDSKRSEGPTDPDGPYDINISNSSLDVNVGELGSGTTVQGTNWDFNGVGTLYRETYGFRDGTGSLANAEQDGSLDTPFPGSVSAGTTAESTITIPVQTSGGTTVTLEVDRNVTLDPNEATLRVEYEVTNPSGSGATFDDLRISQYVDYDIDAPGGEVGEYYLDTTTECEFIFQEDEGLGLFAGFTGEDLSVNHDLDFWSTTLSRWRNGGYNNDDQYPDSGTGDVGLAFEWSLGELAPGETTSFRNSFVYNENESDFETEICQESPGTPTPEPPTQGGPELADKLRARAWYDDGDNVHQDDEDVFIEGSLREVLNALSAGNGVPLGGNEPAPQGGGADTSRDCYSESPDVHYVAFQWWLPIDHGNEVQGDSVTFDLGFYTEQCRHNDGSGMNNDGVDDDEVDP, encoded by the coding sequence ATGCAAGACGACTTCAACATCTCGCGGCGCAAGACGCTGGCCGCGCTCGGCACCATCGGCGCGGCGTCGGCCGGCGCCGGCCTCGGGACGAGCGCGTACTTCAGCGATCAGGAATCGTTCGAAAACAACCGGCTGGTGGCCGGCGAACTCGACCTCAAGGTGAGCTGGGACGAGCACTATTCGGACTGGATGGGCGAGGAGACGGACTACGCCAGAATGCCCGAGGACGGCGAGATTCCCGACCTCTCGCTTCCGGCGGCCGATCCGAACGGGCGACCCATCGAACTCGTCTTCTCGGACCGCACGGCGTTCATGGACGCCACCCGGCAAGAACAGTTCCCACCGGGCGGGCTGGGGTCCGAAGAAGGCCCCTGTGAAGCCCTCGCCGACGTCGGTGACGACGACATGGAAGCGCCCGTCATCACCATCGACGACGTGAAACCCGGCGACTTCGGCGAGGTCACCTTCGACTTCGCCGCCTGTGACAACCCCGCGCTCCTCTGGATGAACGGCCGCCTCGTCGACGAGGCAGAGAACGGTCTCACCGAACCCGAAGCCGACGACCCCGACGAGGACGGGGCACAGGCGTCGCTGTGGCCGCTCGCTCTGCTCGGTGCGGTGCCGGCGCTCGGTGGCGGTGACGACGGCGACGCGAGCGTGGAGACGGAGACGGAGGCGGACACTACCACCCCCGACGACCCGAGCGACCGTCGCTCGGCGCTCCGGAAAGGCGCCGCGGCGGCGGGTGCCGGGACGGCCGGACTGGCTGCGGCCTCGAAGGCGGCTTCGGCCACCGATTCGAAGCGAAGTGAGGGCCCGACCGATCCCGACGGCCCGTACGACATCAACATCAGCAATTCGAGCCTCGACGTCAACGTCGGCGAACTCGGATCGGGGACGACCGTCCAGGGGACGAACTGGGACTTCAACGGCGTGGGGACGCTCTATCGCGAAACCTACGGCTTCCGTGACGGGACGGGGTCCCTCGCGAACGCCGAGCAGGACGGCTCGCTCGACACTCCCTTCCCCGGGTCCGTTAGTGCCGGGACGACCGCCGAATCGACCATCACGATCCCCGTCCAAACCTCGGGTGGAACGACGGTCACCCTCGAAGTGGACCGGAACGTCACCCTCGATCCGAACGAGGCGACCCTGCGTGTCGAGTACGAGGTCACCAACCCCAGCGGGAGCGGTGCGACGTTCGACGACCTCCGCATCTCCCAGTACGTCGACTACGACATCGACGCGCCGGGAGGTGAGGTCGGGGAGTACTACCTCGATACGACGACGGAGTGTGAGTTCATCTTCCAGGAGGACGAGGGGCTGGGACTGTTCGCTGGCTTCACCGGTGAAGACCTGAGTGTCAACCACGACCTCGACTTCTGGTCGACGACGCTCAGCCGCTGGCGGAACGGTGGCTACAACAACGACGACCAGTACCCCGACAGCGGGACGGGCGACGTCGGCCTCGCCTTCGAGTGGAGCCTCGGCGAACTCGCCCCCGGCGAGACCACCTCCTTCCGCAACTCCTTCGTCTACAACGAGAACGAGTCCGACTTCGAGACGGAGATCTGTCAGGAGAGCCCCGGAACGCCGACGCCCGAACCGCCGACGCAGGGCGGTCCCGAACTCGCCGACAAACTCCGTGCCCGCGCGTGGTACGACGACGGCGACAACGTCCACCAGGACGACGAGGACGTGTTCATCGAGGGCTCCCTCCGCGAAGTGCTGAACGCGCTCTCCGCCGGAAACGGCGTGCCACTCGGCGGCAACGAGCCCGCTCCGCAGGGTGGTGGCGCCGACACCAGTCGGGACTGCTACTCCGAATCTCCCGATGTGCACTACGTCGCCTTCCAGTGGTGGCTCCCCATCGACCACGGCAACGAGGTGCAGGGTGACTCCGTCACCTTCGACCTCGGCTTCTACACCGAGCAGTGCCGCCACAACGACGGCTCCGGGATGAACAACGACGGCGTCGACGACGACGAAGTCGACCCCTGA
- a CDS encoding single-stranded DNA binding protein, with protein sequence MGVIEDVYEDLDTDVEFEEFEAAVHDKVEQMGGLADEETAAMLIAHELEDEEVSGVADIEPGMDEVKFLAKVVGVGDLRTFEREGDGDDDEEEVDEGRVINVEVADETGQVRISFWDRMAQSVADGELDVGDVLRIKGRPQEGYSGVEVSVDQAEVDEDADVDVQVQDTYRIDDLSLGLSDVNLQGRVLATDSVRTFDRDDGSEGRVANLTLGDETGRVRVTLWDEKADRAEELDSGTSVEVVDGYVRERDGDLELHVGSRGAVEEIDDDISYDPETDDISSLELGQTADLAGGVIETDPKRTFDRDDGSEGQVRNVRIKDETGDIRVALWGEKADLDIDLADYVVVTDAEIQEGWQDDLEASAGWRATVTVTDPPSDAPGTDASGSGDTANAGGVSGSGSPGLDAFGDEGASSADTATGGSSANATTADGETVQFTGTVVQAGNPVVLDDGTETRSVETDADLRLGEEVTVRGPIHDGRIDADEVY encoded by the coding sequence ATGGGCGTAATCGAGGACGTGTACGAGGACCTCGACACGGACGTGGAGTTCGAGGAGTTCGAGGCCGCCGTCCACGACAAGGTCGAGCAGATGGGAGGGCTCGCCGACGAGGAGACGGCGGCGATGCTCATCGCCCACGAGTTAGAGGACGAGGAGGTGAGCGGCGTCGCGGACATCGAACCCGGCATGGACGAGGTGAAGTTCCTCGCGAAGGTAGTCGGCGTCGGTGACCTGCGGACGTTCGAACGCGAGGGCGACGGTGACGACGACGAGGAGGAGGTCGACGAGGGACGCGTCATCAACGTCGAGGTGGCCGACGAGACCGGACAGGTGCGTATCTCCTTCTGGGACCGCATGGCGCAGTCCGTCGCCGACGGCGAACTCGACGTGGGCGACGTGTTGCGGATCAAGGGCCGACCACAGGAGGGGTACAGCGGCGTCGAAGTGAGCGTCGACCAAGCGGAGGTCGACGAGGACGCCGACGTGGACGTACAGGTGCAGGACACCTACCGCATCGACGACCTCTCGCTCGGCCTCTCGGACGTGAACCTGCAGGGGCGAGTGCTGGCGACGGATTCCGTGCGGACCTTCGACCGCGACGACGGGAGCGAGGGTCGCGTCGCCAACCTGACCCTCGGCGACGAGACGGGGCGCGTGCGGGTGACGCTGTGGGACGAAAAAGCCGACCGGGCCGAAGAACTCGACTCCGGTACGTCGGTCGAAGTCGTCGACGGGTACGTCCGGGAACGCGACGGCGACCTCGAACTCCACGTCGGATCGCGCGGCGCAGTCGAAGAGATCGACGACGACATCAGCTACGACCCGGAGACGGACGACATCTCGTCGCTGGAACTCGGCCAGACGGCCGACCTCGCCGGCGGCGTCATCGAGACCGATCCCAAGCGAACGTTCGACCGCGACGACGGGAGCGAGGGACAGGTGCGGAACGTGCGTATCAAAGACGAGACGGGCGACATCCGGGTCGCGTTGTGGGGCGAGAAAGCCGACCTCGATATCGACCTCGCGGACTACGTCGTCGTCACCGACGCCGAGATTCAGGAGGGGTGGCAGGACGACCTGGAGGCCTCCGCCGGGTGGCGTGCGACGGTGACGGTGACCGATCCGCCGAGCGACGCGCCGGGGACCGACGCGAGCGGGTCGGGGGATACGGCGAACGCGGGCGGCGTGAGTGGGAGTGGCAGTCCCGGCCTCGACGCGTTCGGAGACGAGGGGGCAAGCAGCGCGGACACGGCGACGGGAGGATCGAGTGCGAACGCGACGACCGCCGACGGCGAGACCGTCCAGTTCACGGGGACGGTCGTGCAAGCAGGGAATCCGGTCGTCCTCGACGACGGGACGGAGACGCGAAGCGTCGAGACGGACGCCGATCTCCGACTGGGTGAGGAGGTAACCGTCCGCGGACCGATCCACGACGGCCGGATCGACGCGGACGAAGTGTACTGA
- a CDS encoding histone deacetylase family protein: MQFGYSEACLDHDTGARHPETADRLRAIRQQLARRHGVEYVDADPASVDAVTAVHDNDYVDEFREFCTDGGGNWDADTVASEGTWKAALASAGLAQWAAERALAGDDGRETPFSIGRPPGHHAVEADAMGFCFFNNAGVAAQHALDDGGADRVAIFDWDVHHGNGTQDIFYDRGDVFYASIHEQGLFPGTGDVNEIGTGAGERTTLNVPLRSGAGDADYLLAFERTVGPALDRFDPDLLLVSAGFDAHRHDPISRMRVSTEGYACLTEQVRETADAVDAGLGFVLEGGYGLDTLSESIATVHETFDGRAPVEDDDGHADATEDLIDEVRSAHGLE; encoded by the coding sequence ATGCAGTTTGGCTACAGCGAGGCCTGTCTCGACCACGACACCGGCGCCCGACATCCGGAGACGGCCGACCGACTGCGAGCCATCCGCCAGCAACTCGCGCGGCGCCACGGCGTCGAGTACGTCGACGCCGATCCGGCCTCGGTCGACGCCGTCACCGCCGTCCACGACAACGACTACGTCGACGAATTCCGCGAGTTCTGTACCGATGGCGGCGGCAACTGGGACGCCGACACCGTCGCTTCAGAGGGGACGTGGAAGGCCGCCCTCGCGAGCGCCGGCCTCGCCCAGTGGGCGGCGGAGCGCGCCCTCGCCGGCGACGACGGGCGCGAGACCCCCTTCTCTATCGGCCGCCCGCCCGGCCACCACGCCGTCGAAGCCGACGCCATGGGCTTCTGTTTCTTCAACAACGCCGGCGTCGCGGCCCAGCACGCCCTCGACGACGGTGGCGCCGACCGCGTCGCCATCTTCGACTGGGACGTCCACCACGGCAACGGCACGCAGGATATCTTCTACGACCGGGGCGACGTGTTCTATGCCTCGATCCACGAACAGGGACTGTTCCCCGGAACCGGCGACGTGAACGAAATCGGGACCGGCGCGGGCGAGCGGACGACGCTCAACGTCCCGCTCCGATCCGGCGCGGGCGACGCCGACTACTTGCTCGCGTTCGAGCGGACGGTCGGGCCGGCCCTCGACCGCTTCGACCCCGACCTCTTGCTCGTGAGCGCCGGCTTCGACGCCCACCGCCACGACCCCATCTCGCGGATGCGCGTCTCGACAGAGGGGTACGCCTGCCTCACCGAACAGGTGCGGGAGACGGCCGACGCCGTCGACGCCGGCCTCGGATTCGTCCTCGAAGGCGGCTACGGCCTCGACACCCTCTCCGAGAGCATCGCCACCGTCCACGAGACGTTCGACGGACGGGCCCCAGTCGAGGACGACGACGGCCACGCCGACGCCACGGAGGACCTCATCGACGAGGTGCGGTCGGCGCACGGACTGGAGTAG